One Molothrus aeneus isolate 106 chromosome 6, BPBGC_Maene_1.0, whole genome shotgun sequence genomic window carries:
- the LOC136558219 gene encoding proline-rich protein HaeIII subfamily 1-like — translation MKRRRPGGRFLGPAARCSPQGPSVPRPPPAGSTCAGPPLHCTAGIAPHPTAPRRGGDRRVPPRLLPPPHALSRSTPAPPSSPPAPQASPASGAPPAAGPTRAPQGLARPRGARPRLWPPAAVAKALPRIAARPCSPATRSRLPPAPPPPPVATEQRRRRRRRSAPAPRPPLRPRPPAAAPAPVASHAYPGGPLATRPEVPPLDCGDSVPGLAARGATAALRPPLPGLDCAARREGGGGYPAGVGTGDPPHLGDPLMRQGAMCLPPPVCASVQLWFSSPHGCGGGTRRRVPAAPLPPRFPPDKPQVVTDTFPGGCSGTCC, via the exons ATGAAGCGGCGCCGCCCCGGGGGTCGCTTCCTCGGGCCAGCGGCTCGGTGCTCCCCGCAGGGCCCTTCGGTGCCGCGGCCGCCCCCCGCAGGCTCCACCTGCGCCGGGCCCCCGCTCCACTGCACCGCGGGGATCGCGCCCCACCCCACCGCCCCCCGCCGGGGAGGGGACCGGAGGGTGCCCCCACGTCTCCTCCCGCCTCCGCACGCACTTTCCCGGAGTACCCCTGCCCCCCCTTCATCCCCTCCGGCCCCTCAAGCTTCCCCCGCCTCCGGCGCTCCCCCCGCCGCCGGACCCACCCGCGCCCCGCAGGGTTTGGCACGGCCCCGTGGCGCCCGCCCGCGGCTCTGGCCACCGGCCGCCGTGGCAAAGGCCCTTCCCCGCATCGCGGCCCGGCCGTGTTCACCTGCTACCCGCAGCCGCCTCCCTCCGGCGCCTCCTCCGCCGCCCGTCGCCACCgagcagcgccgccgccgccgccgccgctccgccccCGCCCCCCGGCCGCCGCTCCGCCCCCGCCCCccggccgccgctcccgcccccgTCGCCAGCCACGCCTACCCCGGCGGTCCATTGGCCACGCGCCCCGAAGTTCCGCCTCTGGATTG TGGGGATAGCGTGCCAGGATTGGCTGCCCGAGGTGCCACTGCAGCGCTGCGCCCGCCCCTCCCGGGGCTCGACTGCGCGGCGCGGCGGGAAGGCGGCGGTGGCTACCCGGCCGGAGTCGGGACCGGGGATCCCCCGCACCTCGGGGACCCGCTGATGCGCCAAGGGGCGATGTGCCTTCCACCGCCTGTCTGCGCTTCGGTTCAGCTGTGGTTCTCGTCTCCTCACGGCTGCGGTGGTGGCACCAGGAGGAGGGTTCCCGCAGCCCCATTGCCACCTCGGTTTCCCCCCGATAAACCACAGGTGGTGACTGACACCttccctgggggctgcagtgggacGTGCTGCTAA